The Microtus ochrogaster isolate Prairie Vole_2 unplaced genomic scaffold, MicOch1.0 UNK35, whole genome shotgun sequence genome has a segment encoding these proteins:
- the Igsf8 gene encoding immunoglobulin superfamily member 8, producing the protein MGFPSPTPLSSVLLLLLMLGVRCYARQVHVPKGPLYRVVGTTVSISCNVSAYEGPSQQDFEWFMYRPEAPTTSLGIISTKDSQFSYAVFGPRVASGDLQVQRLKGDSVVFKIGRLQAQDSGFYECYTPSTDTQYLGNYSAKVELRVLPDELQVSAAPPGPRGRQAAASPSRLTVHEGQELALGCLAQTKTKKHTHLSVSFGRAEPEAPVGRATLQEVVGLRSDMAVEAGAPYAERLAAGELRLSKEGTDRYRMVVGGAQAADSGTYHCTAAEWIQDPDGSWVQIAEKRAVLAHVDVQTLSSQLAVTVGPGEHRIGPGEPLELLCNVSGALPPPGRHAAYSVGWEMAPAGAPGPGRLVAQLDTEGVGSLGPGYEGRHIAMEKVASRTYRLRLEAARPGDAGTYRCLAKAYVRGSGTRLREAASARSRPLPVHVREEGVVLEAVAWLAGGTVYRGETASLLCNISVRGGPPGLRLAASWWVERPEEGELSTGPAQLVGGVGQDGVAELGVRPGGRPVSVELVGPRSHRLRLHSLGPEDEGVYHCAPSAWVQHADYSWYQAGSARSGPVTVYPYTHALDTLFMPLVVGMGVALVTGASVLATITCCFMKRLRKR; encoded by the exons ATGGGCTTCCCCAGCCCCACGCCGCTGAGttcagtgctgctgctgctgctaatgcTTG GAGTCAGGTGCTATGCCCGGCAGGTGCATGTCCCCAAGGGCCCTCTTTACCGTGTGGTTGGCACCACTGTCTCTATCTCTTGCAACGTGAGTGCCTATGAAGGCCCTTCCCAGCAGGACTTTGAATGGTTCATGTACAGACCTGAGGCCCCAACGACTTCCCTGGGCATCATCAGCACCAAGGATAGCCAGTTCTCCTATGCCGTGTTTGGGCCTCGCGTGGCTTCGGGGGACCTGCAGGTGCAGCGCCTGAAGGGAGATTCCGTGGTGTTCAAGATTGGTCGCCTGCAGGCCCAGGACTCTGGCTTTTATGAATGCTACACCCCCTCGACGGACACTCAGTACCTGGGCAACTACAGTGCCAAAGTGGAGCTGAGAG TTCTTCCAGATGAGCTGCAGGTATCTGCTGCCCCTCCGGGGCCCCGAGGACGCCAAGCCGCAGCCTCCCCCTCCCGCCTGACAGTGCATGAGGGGCAGGAGCTGGCGCTGGGCTGCCTGGCTCagactaaaacaaagaaacacacacacctgtcGGTGTCCTTTGGGAGAGCCGAGCCTGAGGCGCCAGTGGGGCGAGCCACTCTCCAGGAAGTCGTGGGACTGCGCTCTGACATGGCTGTGGAGGCTGGAGCTCCCTATGCTGAGAGGCTGGCAGCCGGGGAGCTGCGGCTGAGCAAGGAAGGGACTGATCGGTACCGCATGGTGGTCGGGGGTGCCCAGGCTGCAGACTCGGGCACCTACCACTGTACTGCCGCTGAATGGATTCAGGATCCTGATGGCTCCTGGGTCCAGATCGCAGAGAAGAGGGCAGTCCTGGCCCATGTGGATGTGCAGACACTGT CCAGCCAGCTGGCAGTGACGGTGGGACCTGGCGAACATCGGATTGGCCCGGGGGAACCCTTGGAACTGCTATGCAATGTGTCAGGGGCACTGCCCCCACCAGGCCGGCATGCTGCCTACTCagtgggctgggagatggctcctgCAGGGGCTCCTGGGCCTGGCCGCCTGGTGGCCCAGCTGGACACAGAAGGTGTCGGCAGCCTGGGCCCTGGCTATGAGGGCCGGCACATTGCCATGGAGAAAGTGGCATCCAGGACCTACCGGCTACGACTGGAGGCTGCCAGGCCTGGTGATGCAGGCACCTACCGCTGCCTAGCCAAAGCCTACGTTCGAGGGTCTGGGACTCGACTTCgtgaagcagccagtgctcgttcCCGGCCTCTCCCTGTGCACGTGAGGGAAGAAG GCGTGGTGCTGGAGGCCGTGGCATGGCTTGCAGGGGGTACTGTGTACCGGGGAGAGACTGCCTCCTTGCTGTGCAACATCTCTGTGCGGGGTGGTCCTCCGGGGCTGCGACTAGCAGCCAGCTGGTGGGTggaaaggccagaggagggcgagTTAAGCACTGGCCCTGCTCAGCTTGTGGGTGGAGTGGGTCAGGACGGCGTGGCAGAGCTGGGAGTTCGGCCTGGAGGGCGTCCTGTCAGTGTGGAGCTAGTGGGACCCAGAAGTCATCGCCTAAGACTGCACAGTCTGGGGCCCGAGGATGAAGGCGTCTACCACTGCGCCCCAAGCGCCTGGGTGCAGCATGCGGACTACAGCTGGTACCAGGCGGGCAGTGCACGCTCCGGGCCTGTCACAGTCTACCCCTACACGCATG ctctGGATACCCTGTTCATGCCCCTGGTGGTGGGTATGGGAGTCGCCCTAGTCACTGGCGCCAGCGTCCTTGCTACTATCACTTGCTGCTTTATGAAGAGGCTGCGAAAGCGGTGA
- the Kcnj9 gene encoding G protein-activated inward rectifier potassium channel 3: MAQENAAFSPVSEEPPRRRGRQRYVEKDGRCNVQQGNVRETYRYLTDLFTTLVDLQWRLSLLFFVLAYALTWLFFGAIWWLIAYGRGDLEHLEDTAWTPCVNNLNGFVAAFLFSIETETTIGYGHRVITDQCPEGIVLLLLQAILGSMVNAFMVGCMFVKISQPNKRAATLVFSSHAVVSLRDGRLCLMFRVGDLRSSHIVEASIRAKLIRSRQTLEGEFIPLHQTDLSVGFDTGDDRLFLVSPLVISHEIDAASPFWEASRRALERDDFEIVVILEGMVEATGMTCQARSSYLVDEVLWGHRFTSVLTLEDGFYEVDYASFHETFEVPTPSCSARELAEAAARLDAHLYWSIPSRLDEKVEEEGAGEGAGGGDGADKEQNGCLPPPESESKV, from the exons ATGGCGCAGGAGAACGCCGCCTTTTCTCCGGTGTCGGAGGAGCCACCCAGGCGCCGTGGCCGCCAGCGCTACGTGGAGAAGGACGGGCGCTGCAACGTGCAGCAGGGCAATGTGCGGGAGACCTACCGCTACCTAACCGACTTGTTCACCACGCTGGTGGACCTGCAGTGGCGCCTCAGCCTGCTCTTCTTCGTGCTCGCCTACGCGCTCACTTGGCTCTTCTTCGGCGCCATCTGGTGGCTCATCGCCTACGGCCGCGGCGACCTGGAGCACCTGGAGGACACCGCGTGGACCCCGTGCGTCAATAACCTCAACGGCTTCGTGgctgccttcctcttctccatcgAGACCGAGACCACCATCGGCTACGGGCACCGCGTCATTACTGACCAGTGCCCCGAGGGCATCGTGCTGCTGTTGCTGCAGGCCATCCTGGGCTCTATGGTGAACGCCTTCATGGTGGGGTGCATGTTCGTTAAGATCTCGCAGCCCAACAAGCGGGCCGCCACGCTGGTCTTCTCCTCTCACGCTGTGGTGTCGCTGCGCGACGGGCGCCTCTGCCTCATGTTCCGCGTGGGCGACCTGCGATCCTCGCACATCGTGGAGGCCTCCATCCGCGCCAAGCTCATCCGCTCGCGCCAGACGCTCGAGGGCGAGTTCATCCCTCTGCACCAGACCGACCTCAGCGTGGGCTTCGACACCGGGGACGACCGCCTCTTCCTTGTCTCACCTCTTGTCATCAGCCACGAGATCGATGCCGCCAGCCCCTTCTGGGAGGCGTCACGCCGCGCCCTCGAGAGGGACGACTTCGAGATCGTGGTCATTCTCGAGGGCATGGTGGAGGCCACGG gAATGACATGCCAAGCTCGAAGCTCCTACCTAGTAGATGAAGTGCTGTGGGGCCACCGGTTCACATCTGTGCTCACCCTGGAGGACGGCTTCTATGAGGTGGACTATGCCAGCTTCCATGAGACCTTTGAGGTGCCCACACCCTCGTGTAGTGCCCGGGAGTTGGCAGAGGCTGCAGCCCGCCTCGATGCCCATCTCTATTGGTCCATCCCCAGCAGGCTGGAtgagaaggtggaggaagagggggctggggagggggcaggagggggaGATGGAGCAGACAAGGAGCAGAATGGCTGCCTACCACCCCCGGAGAGTGAGTCCAAGGTGTGA